The sequence CGCGCTCGGCGCGTAGTCGTCCGGGACGCGCTCCACGCCCTCCGCCCCGTGGGGCAGCGGCCGTCCGAACGCGTCCCGAGGACGCTGGTTACGGGGCCTTCCGTCCGGATCCCGGTCTCTCGCGGTCATGGGCTGTGAACATCTCCGTCCGGATCCCGGTCTTTCGTGGTCATGGGCTGTGGACCCCTCCGTCCGGATCCCGGTCTTTCGTGGTCATGGGCTGTGAACGCCTCCGTCCGGATCCCGGTCCCCCGCGGTCATCGGTCGGGCTCCGGGTCGGACAGCCAGCCGATGAGCTCGGCGTCGAACTCCTCCGGGCGCTCCTCGTGCGGGAAGTGGCCTGCGCCCTCGATCAGCCGCCACCGGTAGGGGGCGGCCACATAGCGGCCGGAGCCCTGGGCGGTGCGGGGCAGGACGTGCCTGTCGAGCGCGCCGTGCAACTGCAGCGTGGGCGCGTCGATCTCGCTCCGCATCCTCCTGGCGTAGCGCAGCCCGTCGGGACGGAGCTGGGAGCGGGCGAACCAGCGGTGATACTCCAGCGCGCAGTGGGAGACGGTGGGGATGCGGAAGACGTCACGATAGGTCTTCGCCACCTCCTCCTCCGGCCAGCTCGGCCCGGACCACCGATCCAGCAGCCGTCCCACCATCGCGCCGTCGTTGGCGGTCAGGCGGCGTTCGGGCAGGAACGGCAACTGGAACCCCAGGGCGTAGGAACTCGCCCTGAGCTGACCGAACGGGTCGCCGAACAGCGCGGAGCGGAGCCTGAGCGGATGCGGCGCCGAGACCGGGACCAGCCGCAGGACCGCCTTGGGGTCCAGCACGGACATCGTCCAGGCCAGCAGCCCGCCCCAGTCGTGGCCGACGACGATCGCACCGGTCTCGCCCAGCGCCCGGATCAGCCCGGCCGCGTCACCGGCCAGGGTGGGCAGGTCGTAGCCGCGCGGAGGCTTGTCGCTGGCGCCGTAGCCCCGCAGGTCGACGGCGACGGCGCGGTAGCCCGCGGCGGGCAGGG comes from Streptosporangium roseum DSM 43021 and encodes:
- a CDS encoding alpha/beta fold hydrolase; this encodes MSRPDESLVRIEGPWTHRAVHAGGTRFHIVEAGKGPLVLLLHGFPQFWWSWRNQLVSLPAAGYRAVAVDLRGYGASDKPPRGYDLPTLAGDAAGLIRALGETGAIVVGHDWGGLLAWTMSVLDPKAVLRLVPVSAPHPLRLRSALFGDPFGQLRASSYALGFQLPFLPERRLTANDGAMVGRLLDRWSGPSWPEEEVAKTYRDVFRIPTVSHCALEYHRWFARSQLRPDGLRYARRMRSEIDAPTLQLHGALDRHVLPRTAQGSGRYVAAPYRWRLIEGAGHFPHEERPEEFDAELIGWLSDPEPDR